Proteins from a genomic interval of Phenylobacterium sp. LH3H17:
- a CDS encoding isoprenylcysteine carboxylmethyltransferase family protein translates to MSVFFILIRRQAISASTAPLDWALALGGAMLPLMVRPAPGPLVPEFVGASLMAVGVLVTIAAKLSLNRRFGLAPANRGIQAAWAYSVVRHPMYTGYIIVQVGFLLTNPSLYNLGLYLVAWSVQVARLFREERWLLTDPEYQAYAERVRFRLIPGIF, encoded by the coding sequence ATGTCGGTCTTCTTCATCCTGATCCGGCGGCAGGCGATCAGCGCCAGCACGGCGCCGCTCGACTGGGCCCTGGCCCTGGGCGGCGCCATGCTGCCCCTGATGGTCCGCCCGGCCCCCGGGCCGCTGGTGCCGGAGTTTGTCGGGGCTTCGCTGATGGCGGTCGGGGTCTTGGTCACCATCGCAGCGAAGCTCAGCCTGAACCGGCGGTTCGGCCTGGCGCCCGCCAATCGCGGCATACAGGCCGCCTGGGCCTATTCCGTCGTCCGCCACCCGATGTACACGGGCTACATCATCGTCCAGGTCGGCTTCCTGCTGACCAATCCCAGCCTCTACAATCTGGGCCTCTACCTGGTCGCGTGGAGCGTGCAGGTCGCCCGGCTGTTCCGCGAAGAGCGCTGGCTGCTCACGGACCCGGAATACCAGGCCTATGCGGAGCGGGTCCGCTTCCGGCTGATCCCGGGGATCTTCTGA
- a CDS encoding CPBP family intramembrane glutamic endopeptidase has product MLADWRESPPDRYPFLRQAGDGAARWWRVLQVLALGGLAGLLAASLVMLLVLVIAAGLMAAGGLVGVTEAIGVLTDFSRTGRTLQSYIFELALAGLSSFTAAWTFIAVAARIERRPRLSFLTVAPRFRWRLVSLGLAVATPVLGVSVVIAYLTGDASQAPVLTPGVPVWARLAYVAASAIFLCLAALAEEMLFRGWLLQQTSVYVGKVALLLALNGLLFSLAHADPNLGSFLIRAAMGAAWAWVVLRTGGLEFALGAHLANNLMISLFIKPVSLAPIAARPLDYLELAIEVVGLALMVGVVEWLVRTRAMGRAPSNA; this is encoded by the coding sequence ATGTTGGCTGACTGGCGCGAGAGCCCTCCCGATCGCTACCCCTTCCTGCGTCAGGCCGGCGACGGCGCGGCGCGATGGTGGCGCGTCCTCCAGGTGCTCGCCCTGGGCGGGCTGGCGGGCCTGCTCGCCGCCAGCCTGGTCATGCTGCTCGTTCTGGTGATCGCGGCGGGGCTGATGGCCGCGGGCGGCTTGGTCGGCGTGACCGAGGCCATCGGCGTCCTCACCGACTTCAGTCGCACCGGCCGCACGCTGCAGAGCTACATCTTCGAACTGGCCTTGGCCGGTCTGAGCTCCTTCACGGCCGCCTGGACCTTCATCGCCGTCGCCGCCCGTATCGAGCGGCGGCCGCGGCTGAGCTTCCTGACCGTCGCTCCGCGCTTCCGCTGGCGGCTGGTCAGCCTGGGACTCGCCGTCGCGACGCCGGTCCTGGGGGTGTCGGTGGTCATCGCCTATCTGACCGGTGACGCGTCCCAGGCCCCGGTCCTGACGCCCGGCGTCCCCGTATGGGCGCGCCTCGCCTATGTCGCGGCGTCAGCGATCTTCCTGTGCCTGGCGGCCCTGGCCGAGGAGATGCTGTTCCGCGGATGGCTGTTGCAGCAGACCTCGGTCTACGTCGGCAAGGTGGCGCTGCTGCTGGCCCTCAACGGGCTGCTGTTCTCGCTCGCCCACGCCGATCCCAACCTCGGATCGTTCCTGATCAGGGCCGCCATGGGCGCGGCCTGGGCCTGGGTGGTGCTGCGGACCGGCGGCCTCGAGTTCGCGCTCGGGGCGCACCTGGCCAACAACCTGATGATAAGCCTGTTCATCAAGCCGGTCAGCCTCGCGCCCATCGCCGCGCGGCCGCTCGACTATCTGGAGCTCGCCATCGAGGTGGTGGGCCTGGCCCTCATGGTCGGGGTGGTCGAATGGCTGGTCCGGACGCGCGCCATGGGCCGCGCCCCATCGAACGCTTAA
- a CDS encoding ABC transporter ATP-binding protein yields the protein MLQAGPPADLASLRVTNLAKTYAGGQGVTDVSFTVARGSIAGFIGVNGAGKSTTLKAIMGLVAHDRGGIELFGRPASFEARKRLGFLPEERGLAPRERARDAIAFHARLKGVPRKAAYLRADALLERIGLADRTRARVGELSKGNAQRVQILCAIAHEPDLLILDEPFSGLDPIAQAEVQSLFSEYRAKGGAILFSTHSMAVAERLCDQVVILSGGRTVFEGAVAEATTHAPHGVYVTINDDAALLEIVRDLGGEAQAFPSKMGDAMRWRVLLPHNVPYPALMRAMAERELAVHGFEPIQADLEGAFWTLAGYQAAA from the coding sequence ATGCTCCAGGCTGGCCCGCCCGCAGACCTCGCATCCCTCCGGGTGACGAACCTCGCCAAGACCTATGCCGGCGGCCAGGGGGTCACCGATGTCTCCTTCACGGTCGCGCGCGGCAGCATCGCCGGCTTCATCGGGGTCAACGGCGCAGGCAAGAGCACAACCCTCAAGGCGATCATGGGCCTGGTCGCCCACGACCGGGGCGGGATCGAGCTCTTCGGGCGTCCGGCGTCCTTCGAGGCCCGCAAGCGCCTGGGGTTCCTGCCCGAGGAGCGCGGCCTGGCCCCACGGGAACGCGCGCGCGACGCCATCGCCTTCCATGCGCGGCTTAAGGGCGTGCCGCGCAAGGCCGCCTACCTGCGTGCCGACGCCCTGCTGGAGCGCATCGGCCTGGCCGACCGCACCCGGGCGCGGGTCGGCGAATTGTCGAAGGGCAACGCCCAGAGGGTTCAGATTCTCTGCGCCATCGCCCACGAACCAGACCTGCTGATCCTGGACGAACCGTTCTCGGGCCTCGACCCGATCGCACAGGCCGAGGTGCAGTCGCTGTTCAGCGAATACCGCGCCAAGGGCGGCGCCATCCTGTTCTCGACCCACTCAATGGCCGTGGCCGAGCGCCTGTGCGATCAGGTGGTGATCCTGTCGGGCGGTCGCACGGTCTTCGAAGGCGCCGTGGCCGAGGCCACGACCCACGCCCCGCACGGGGTCTATGTCACCATCAATGACGACGCGGCCTTGCTGGAGATCGTCCGCGACCTGGGCGGCGAGGCCCAGGCTTTCCCCAGCAAGATGGGCGACGCCATGCGCTGGCGGGTGCTGCTGCCGCATAACGTCCCCTACCCCGCCCTCATGCGGGCCATGGCCGAGCGCGAACTGGCCGTCCACGGCTTCGAGCCGATCCAGGCCGATCTGGAAGGCGCCTTCTGGACCCTCGCCGGCTACCAGGCGGCCGCCTGA
- a CDS encoding ABC transporter permease produces MRRLWLIAQREIAAYASVPSFWVALLLGPALMLATSLVGAAMSGQSRSPAPPAQSVLLRANDPALRATALAAIEDANGLGGLRLAVQAERAATPADTIIDISGAQVVVRGQALPAVAADVLRRDLTATLQQRALREAGVSDAALDAAGTVRVDVAWIKPAATAPGSRVGPQVGRFAIVMLLWMNLIGALGMLLQAIVRERSNRALDSLLASARSSEIIFGKLLGVGVLSLFVLAAWLGAGAAVAASPLGGLGGGLQTLLLAAFRSPATLVQAGAFYLLAFAMYGSAMIGVGAVAKDLPAAQNLSRPIFGLLLLVFFVALTQLSGDLAQTAWLAWVPPFTPFVILMAPPGTLPLAQILGGFVLMLLTTLAVGAAAAMALTEAPLERARKALGFRSA; encoded by the coding sequence ATGCGCAGGCTCTGGCTCATCGCCCAGCGCGAGATCGCCGCCTATGCGTCCGTGCCGAGCTTCTGGGTCGCCCTGCTGCTTGGCCCCGCGCTCATGCTGGCGACCAGCCTGGTCGGCGCCGCAATGTCGGGCCAGAGCCGGAGCCCGGCGCCGCCCGCCCAGTCAGTGCTCCTTCGGGCGAACGACCCGGCGCTGCGCGCCACGGCCCTGGCGGCCATCGAAGACGCCAACGGCCTCGGCGGGCTGCGACTCGCCGTCCAGGCCGAGCGCGCCGCGACGCCGGCCGACACCATCATCGACATATCGGGCGCGCAGGTCGTCGTCCGTGGCCAGGCCCTGCCCGCCGTCGCCGCCGATGTGCTGCGGCGTGATCTCACCGCCACCCTGCAACAGCGCGCCCTGCGCGAGGCCGGGGTCTCCGACGCGGCCTTGGACGCCGCCGGGACCGTTCGGGTCGACGTGGCCTGGATCAAGCCCGCGGCCACCGCGCCCGGCTCGCGGGTTGGACCCCAGGTCGGCCGCTTCGCCATCGTCATGCTGCTGTGGATGAACCTCATCGGGGCGCTTGGCATGCTGCTGCAGGCCATCGTACGCGAGCGGTCGAACCGCGCCCTCGACAGCCTCCTCGCCTCCGCGCGCTCCAGCGAGATCATCTTCGGAAAGCTGCTGGGCGTGGGCGTGCTGTCCCTGTTTGTCCTGGCCGCCTGGCTTGGCGCGGGCGCCGCGGTCGCCGCCAGCCCGCTCGGCGGCCTGGGCGGCGGGCTACAGACGCTGTTGCTGGCGGCCTTCAGGAGCCCCGCGACCCTGGTCCAGGCTGGGGCCTTCTATCTCCTGGCCTTCGCCATGTACGGGTCGGCCATGATCGGCGTCGGCGCCGTGGCCAAGGACCTGCCCGCCGCGCAGAACCTCTCGCGGCCGATCTTCGGCCTGCTGCTGCTGGTCTTCTTCGTGGCCCTGACGCAGCTCTCCGGCGATCTCGCGCAGACCGCGTGGCTGGCCTGGGTTCCGCCGTTCACCCCCTTCGTCATCCTCATGGCGCCGCCAGGAACCCTGCCGTTGGCCCAGATCCTAGGCGGCTTCGTCCTGATGCTGCTGACCACCCTGGCCGTGGGCGCCGCGGCCGCCATGGCCCTGACCGAGGCCCCGCTGGAGCGGGCGCGCAAGGCGCTCGGCTTTCGGTCGGCCTAG
- a CDS encoding glycosyltransferase family 2 protein produces the protein MLSLIVPMHDEAPVLDHLFKALDAVIADLGVHAEIICVDDGSRDATLEQLRIRAAADPRIRVIALSRNFGKEAALTAGVDVAGGDMVVPLDADLQDPPSLIAEFVELWEQGYDVVYGVRADRRSDDWLKRLTAGSFYRVFNAISASPIPPSTGDFRLMDRQVIEALKQLPERNRFMKGLFAWVGFRQVGVAYVRPERVAGQTSWRYFQLWRFALDGITSFTTAPLRVWTAVGLAAAATALIAALALIVRVLVVGREVPGYASLMVVVLFGFAIQMIAFGILGEYVGRLYEEVKGRPLYLVRERVGFEA, from the coding sequence TTGCTGTCCCTGATCGTGCCGATGCACGACGAGGCGCCGGTGCTCGACCACCTGTTCAAGGCCCTGGACGCCGTCATCGCCGACCTGGGCGTTCACGCCGAAATCATCTGCGTCGACGACGGCAGCCGCGACGCCACGCTAGAACAGTTGAGGATCCGCGCCGCCGCCGACCCGCGCATCCGGGTGATCGCCCTGTCCCGCAACTTCGGCAAGGAGGCGGCGCTGACCGCCGGCGTCGACGTCGCGGGCGGCGACATGGTGGTCCCCCTCGACGCCGACCTGCAGGACCCGCCCTCGCTGATCGCGGAGTTCGTGGAGCTGTGGGAGCAGGGCTATGACGTGGTCTACGGCGTTCGGGCCGACCGCCGCAGCGACGACTGGCTGAAGCGCCTGACCGCGGGGTCGTTCTACCGCGTGTTCAACGCGATATCGGCCAGCCCCATCCCGCCCAGCACCGGCGATTTCCGGCTGATGGATCGCCAGGTCATCGAGGCCCTAAAGCAGCTGCCCGAACGCAACCGGTTCATGAAGGGGCTGTTCGCCTGGGTCGGCTTCCGGCAGGTGGGCGTGGCCTATGTCCGCCCCGAGCGCGTGGCCGGCCAGACCTCCTGGCGCTACTTCCAGCTCTGGCGGTTCGCCCTGGACGGCATCACCTCGTTCACCACCGCCCCGCTGCGGGTCTGGACGGCGGTGGGCCTCGCGGCCGCGGCGACGGCCCTGATCGCCGCCCTGGCGCTGATCGTCCGCGTGCTGGTGGTGGGCCGCGAAGTGCCGGGCTACGCCTCGCTGATGGTCGTGGTGCTGTTCGGCTTCGCCATCCAGATGATCGCCTTCGGCATCCTCGGCGAGTATGTCGGCCGACTCTATGAGGAGGTGAAGGGCCGCCCCCTCTATCTCGTGCGCGAACGCGTCGGGTTCGAGGCCTGA
- a CDS encoding bifunctional 2-polyprenyl-6-hydroxyphenol methylase/3-demethylubiquinol 3-O-methyltransferase UbiG — protein sequence MDREVYDTMRRIERDHWWFAARRQILADRIAALHLPADAAILEVGCGTGGNLEMLSRFGRVRAIEPDAESRAYAARGGVEVQDGLLPEGLPRFEAPFDLVAAFDVIEHVDDDLASVAALSRLLKPGGYFIATVPANAWMWSRHDELHHHKRRYALPAFRALFAQAGLTVEKATHFNTLLFPPIAAVRLVKAAMGDTAGGDDAMPSAGLNALLRRVFALERGLLGVLDLPFGVSILLVARRPA from the coding sequence ATGGACCGCGAAGTCTATGACACCATGCGCCGGATCGAGCGGGACCACTGGTGGTTCGCCGCCCGGCGGCAGATCCTCGCCGACCGCATCGCCGCCCTTCACCTGCCCGCCGACGCAGCGATCCTGGAGGTGGGCTGCGGGACGGGCGGAAACCTCGAAATGCTGTCGCGCTTCGGCCGGGTGCGGGCCATCGAGCCGGACGCCGAGTCACGAGCCTATGCGGCACGCGGCGGAGTCGAGGTCCAGGACGGCCTGCTGCCCGAAGGCCTGCCGCGCTTCGAGGCGCCGTTCGACCTGGTCGCGGCCTTCGACGTCATCGAACACGTGGACGACGACCTGGCCTCGGTCGCGGCCCTGTCACGCCTGCTCAAGCCCGGCGGCTATTTCATCGCCACGGTCCCGGCCAACGCCTGGATGTGGAGCCGGCATGACGAACTTCACCACCACAAGCGCCGCTACGCCCTGCCCGCCTTCCGTGCGCTGTTCGCGCAGGCCGGGCTGACGGTCGAGAAGGCCACCCACTTCAACACCCTGCTCTTCCCGCCCATCGCCGCGGTGCGGCTGGTCAAGGCCGCGATGGGCGACACGGCAGGCGGCGACGACGCCATGCCCTCCGCGGGCCTCAACGCCCTCCTGCGTCGGGTCTTCGCCCTGGAGCGGGGCCTGCTCGGCGTCCTGGACCTGCCGTTCGGGGTTTCGATCCTGCTCGTCGCGCGGCGTCCGGCCTGA
- a CDS encoding glycosyltransferase 87 family protein, producing the protein MASLSGMESKIRPVVLAAVFALFLWIDLRLVLAMVEVQPLGIDFLAIWSGVRVALEQPDRLYDFAAVTHSQQWLLGAGSKVRPFVYPPSAALLFLPFGLVGFWTAYAGFILLTGALYFAAARRISRGIAPLVLLVLAPPVVLSGLIGQLSFLIGGLVLLALILRDRPVVAGALLGIAAALKPQLLVLFPLALALEGRWRALAAAFATGGLVCLGSLAVFGVSAWTDWLAALPRFARLVADDPGLMRNVVTPIGALVRMGAGGAALAVAQAACVALAAGLVWWTFRRASSPGQRLTALIGAGLLITPYAMQYEIAVIAPAVAALAVPPGDSRWLYYLLALLLLSLTLPGLAILAGLLVCVLAPGSLGGSERPQLGEREA; encoded by the coding sequence ATGGCGTCATTGTCGGGCATGGAGTCGAAGATCCGCCCTGTCGTCCTGGCCGCCGTCTTCGCCCTGTTCCTGTGGATCGACCTGCGGCTGGTGCTGGCGATGGTCGAGGTCCAGCCGCTAGGCATCGACTTCCTGGCGATCTGGAGCGGGGTCCGCGTCGCCCTGGAGCAGCCGGATCGCCTCTACGACTTCGCCGCGGTCACCCACAGCCAGCAGTGGCTGCTGGGGGCGGGCTCCAAGGTCCGGCCCTTCGTCTATCCGCCGAGCGCGGCCCTGCTGTTCCTGCCGTTCGGTCTGGTCGGCTTCTGGACGGCCTATGCGGGCTTCATCCTGCTCACGGGCGCGCTCTATTTTGCCGCGGCCCGGCGCATCTCGCGCGGGATCGCGCCGCTGGTCCTGCTGGTATTGGCGCCGCCGGTGGTGTTGTCGGGGCTGATCGGCCAGCTCTCGTTCCTGATCGGCGGGCTGGTCCTGCTGGCCCTCATCCTTCGCGACCGACCGGTCGTGGCCGGCGCCTTGCTGGGGATAGCCGCGGCGCTGAAGCCGCAGCTGCTGGTGCTGTTTCCACTCGCCCTGGCCTTGGAGGGCCGCTGGCGGGCGCTGGCGGCGGCCTTCGCGACGGGCGGCCTCGTCTGCCTCGGCTCACTGGCGGTCTTCGGCGTGAGCGCCTGGACGGACTGGCTCGCGGCCCTGCCGAGGTTCGCGCGGCTGGTCGCCGACGACCCCGGCCTGATGCGCAACGTGGTCACCCCGATCGGCGCCCTGGTTCGGATGGGCGCCGGGGGGGCCGCGCTCGCCGTCGCGCAGGCGGCCTGTGTCGCGCTCGCCGCGGGCCTGGTCTGGTGGACCTTCCGGCGGGCCAGCAGCCCCGGTCAGCGGCTGACCGCCCTGATCGGCGCCGGCCTGCTTATCACGCCCTACGCCATGCAGTATGAGATCGCCGTCATCGCGCCGGCCGTCGCGGCCCTTGCGGTCCCGCCCGGCGACAGCCGCTGGCTCTACTACCTCCTGGCGCTGCTTTTGCTCAGCCTGACGCTCCCGGGCCTGGCCATCCTAGCGGGCCTGCTGGTCTGCGTGCTGGCGCCGGGGTCCCTAGGCGGCTCTGAGCGCCCACAGCTTGGAGAGCGCGAAGCTTAG
- a CDS encoding Flp family type IVb pilin, producing the protein MSKFVSFFKDESGASAAEYALILAIVGVGIVAAAGVLRNSIATAMNSASSTITAS; encoded by the coding sequence ATGTCCAAGTTTGTTTCGTTCTTCAAAGACGAGTCCGGCGCCTCGGCCGCCGAATACGCGCTCATCCTCGCCATCGTCGGCGTGGGTATCGTGGCCGCCGCCGGCGTGCTGCGGAATTCCATCGCCACCGCGATGAACAGCGCTTCGTCGACCATCACCGCGTCGTAG
- a CDS encoding Flp family type IVb pilin produces MTKLCSFFKDESGASAAEYALILAIVGVGIVAATGVLRDSIATAMNTASSSITAS; encoded by the coding sequence ATGACTAAGTTGTGTTCGTTCTTCAAAGACGAGTCCGGCGCCTCGGCGGCGGAGTACGCCTTGATCCTCGCCATCGTGGGCGTCGGTATTGTCGCCGCGACCGGCGTCCTGCGGGACTCCATCGCCACGGCGATGAACACTGCGTCCTCGTCCATCACCGCGTCTTGA
- the cpaB gene encoding Flp pilus assembly protein CpaB, whose amino-acid sequence MPIRTLATLAIAILLGLVAVALANMWLSGQRNADASTVSLAGTVPVVVATQPIERGVALQPAALKVVRFPQAAAPAGALSTIEEASAGGQRLALRPIVVNEPILATKITAPGGKVNLSAAMTPGMRAVTFRADDVAGVAGFVLPGDRVDVLVTRDVGAQGGKTGSAFVTQILADNLKVLGVDQLDDDTTTKPVVVKAITLEVTAAQAQVISLAQAVGTVSLALRQVGDQAPVDKRMTTVADLGGRGAAPMVLRTAAPRRAARPATPGLRVNVTRGVITSDYAVSR is encoded by the coding sequence ATGCCTATCCGCACGCTCGCTACTCTCGCGATCGCGATACTCCTGGGTCTTGTCGCGGTGGCCCTGGCCAATATGTGGCTCAGCGGCCAGCGCAATGCAGATGCGTCGACGGTGTCGCTCGCCGGAACAGTTCCGGTGGTCGTCGCCACGCAACCCATCGAGCGGGGCGTCGCGCTCCAGCCCGCCGCCCTCAAGGTCGTCCGCTTCCCCCAAGCGGCCGCACCTGCGGGGGCGCTCTCCACCATCGAGGAGGCCAGCGCCGGCGGTCAACGCCTGGCGCTGCGCCCGATCGTGGTCAACGAACCGATCCTGGCGACCAAGATCACCGCCCCCGGCGGCAAGGTGAACCTGTCGGCCGCCATGACGCCGGGCATGCGCGCAGTGACCTTCCGCGCCGACGACGTGGCCGGGGTCGCCGGCTTCGTGCTTCCGGGCGACCGGGTCGATGTCCTGGTGACCCGCGACGTGGGCGCCCAGGGCGGCAAGACCGGCTCAGCCTTCGTCACCCAGATCCTGGCCGACAATCTAAAGGTGCTCGGGGTCGACCAGCTCGACGACGACACCACCACCAAGCCCGTCGTGGTCAAGGCGATCACCCTCGAGGTGACGGCCGCCCAGGCCCAGGTCATCTCCCTGGCGCAGGCGGTCGGGACGGTCTCGCTCGCCCTTCGCCAGGTCGGCGATCAGGCGCCGGTCGACAAGCGCATGACCACGGTCGCCGATCTCGGCGGCCGCGGCGCTGCGCCGATGGTTCTGCGGACGGCCGCGCCGCGCCGCGCCGCCCGACCCGCGACGCCAGGCCTGCGCGTGAATGTCACCCGCGGCGTGATCACCTCGGACTACGCGGTGTCGCGCTGA
- a CDS encoding type II and III secretion system protein family protein has protein sequence MNIETIKSKGSLGATWRLARALLLAAALCAPSAPAMAQAVGGGYELVVPAGKSEVLEAPTYTDLMIANPEIADVLPLSTHSVYVVGKKMGSTVLSIYGPGKRLISSINVVVSADVGGLKSRLHEVMPEENGVNVSAANESIVLSGRVSSGPKVAQMVALAETYAPGKVVNMLSVQGVQQVMLSVRFVEMERSIAKQLRVNTSSPSNGAPGRPFSSQAGEPYVATGDSLKGGSFDGFGVFQALIRSGDVNLDILFDALETKGLVKTLAEPTLVAMSGDTATFLAGGEFPIPIAQNTQGGERTITVEFKEFGISLGFTPTVLDDGVINLIVAPEVSSIDPTNSVTTGDLTIPGLKVRRARTTIELRDGESFTIAGLLKDEYRSDIRQYPFIGDLPVIGALFRSSGYQKNQTELVLVVTPHLATPTRGRAATPADRFVPPSDFELFVFGAQRASLKARTPEERALMSVDPAKGGLEGGYGHVLH, from the coding sequence GTGAACATCGAGACGATCAAATCGAAGGGCTCCCTTGGCGCGACGTGGCGCCTGGCGCGGGCGCTCCTGCTGGCCGCGGCGCTCTGCGCGCCCTCGGCCCCCGCCATGGCTCAGGCCGTGGGCGGCGGCTACGAACTGGTGGTTCCGGCCGGCAAGTCCGAGGTCCTGGAGGCCCCGACCTATACCGACCTGATGATCGCCAATCCGGAGATCGCCGATGTGCTGCCCCTGTCGACCCACTCGGTCTACGTGGTCGGCAAGAAGATGGGTTCGACCGTCCTCAGCATCTACGGGCCGGGCAAGCGGCTGATCTCCTCGATCAATGTGGTGGTGTCGGCCGACGTCGGCGGGCTGAAGAGCCGCCTGCACGAAGTGATGCCCGAAGAAAACGGCGTCAATGTCAGCGCCGCCAACGAGTCCATCGTCCTCTCCGGCCGCGTCAGCAGCGGCCCTAAGGTGGCGCAGATGGTCGCCCTGGCCGAGACCTACGCCCCGGGAAAGGTGGTCAACATGCTCTCCGTCCAGGGCGTGCAGCAGGTGATGCTGTCGGTGCGCTTCGTCGAGATGGAGCGTTCGATCGCCAAGCAACTGCGGGTGAACACCAGTTCGCCGTCCAACGGCGCCCCCGGCCGGCCGTTCTCCTCGCAGGCGGGCGAGCCCTACGTCGCCACCGGTGACTCCCTCAAGGGCGGCAGCTTCGACGGCTTCGGGGTCTTCCAGGCGCTGATCCGGTCCGGCGACGTCAATCTCGACATCCTGTTCGACGCCCTGGAGACCAAGGGCCTGGTCAAGACCCTGGCCGAGCCGACGTTGGTGGCCATGTCCGGCGACACCGCCACCTTCCTGGCGGGCGGCGAGTTCCCCATCCCGATCGCCCAGAACACCCAGGGCGGCGAGCGCACCATCACCGTCGAGTTCAAGGAGTTCGGTATCTCGCTCGGCTTCACGCCCACCGTGCTCGACGACGGGGTGATCAACCTCATCGTGGCGCCGGAGGTGTCGTCCATCGACCCGACCAACTCCGTGACAACAGGCGACCTGACCATCCCTGGCCTCAAGGTGCGCCGCGCCAGGACCACGATCGAGCTGAGGGACGGAGAGTCCTTCACCATCGCCGGCCTTCTGAAGGACGAATATCGCAGCGACATCCGACAGTATCCCTTCATCGGGGATCTTCCGGTGATCGGCGCCCTGTTCCGTTCCAGCGGCTACCAGAAGAACCAGACGGAACTGGTCCTGGTGGTCACGCCGCACCTGGCCACGCCGACCCGCGGCCGGGCCGCGACGCCGGCCGATCGGTTCGTCCCGCCATCCGATTTCGAGCTGTTCGTCTTCGGCGCCCAGCGCGCGTCGCTCAAGGCCCGAACGCCCGAGGAACGCGCCCTGATGTCGGTGGATCCGGCCAAGGGCGGGCTCGAAGGCGGCTACGGCCACGTGCTGCATTAG
- a CDS encoding AAA family ATPase, with protein sequence MALFSRLSAAREPTRDVADPRERLVRLAYDVAAFDGRAPSETLKSQFPQVLFEPGAGESFQTALERVDVVIAAADGAKPNEIDRLCAGLRGCERRGRVVVFLSNPDVETTRRIVREGAGDVLLSPISEPALAATLERILAAMGRPEGAGGVASGHVVSLLKAGGGVGATAIAAQVAAMVAENGKAQRVCLVDLDVQAGMAAVYLDVTDSITMAEVLAAEGSPSEIGFAAGLGQHASGVRVLAAPHAFMPLEAITMEVIDGLIIALRRDFDLVLLDLPSAWTAWTNRALRQSDQIIMVTNLSVPHAHLTHRQLDLLASQGLSHVPVTVVCNRCGGDAPAAISKRAVEQAIGRPFDVLIPEDRKLMSEAVNQGAAISAIRRGTKLEKALRQLVGEISAVRTAKSSMREA encoded by the coding sequence GTGGCCCTGTTCAGTCGCCTGTCCGCCGCGCGGGAACCGACGAGAGACGTCGCCGATCCACGGGAACGGCTGGTGCGTCTCGCCTATGACGTCGCGGCCTTCGACGGCCGGGCGCCCTCCGAGACCCTGAAATCCCAGTTTCCCCAGGTCCTGTTCGAGCCCGGCGCCGGCGAGAGCTTCCAGACGGCCCTGGAGCGCGTGGACGTCGTGATCGCCGCGGCGGACGGCGCCAAGCCCAACGAGATCGATCGACTCTGTGCGGGCCTGCGCGGCTGCGAGCGGCGCGGCCGGGTCGTGGTGTTCCTGTCCAACCCGGACGTCGAGACGACCCGCCGCATCGTGCGCGAAGGCGCCGGCGACGTCCTGCTCTCGCCGATCTCCGAGCCCGCGCTGGCCGCCACGCTGGAACGCATCCTGGCCGCCATGGGCCGCCCGGAGGGCGCCGGCGGCGTCGCGAGCGGCCATGTGGTGTCGCTGCTGAAGGCCGGCGGCGGCGTCGGCGCCACCGCCATCGCCGCCCAGGTCGCCGCCATGGTCGCGGAGAACGGCAAGGCCCAACGCGTCTGCCTGGTCGACCTGGACGTCCAGGCCGGCATGGCGGCGGTCTATCTCGATGTGACGGACTCCATCACCATGGCCGAGGTCCTGGCCGCCGAGGGCAGCCCGTCCGAGATCGGCTTCGCCGCAGGCCTTGGCCAGCACGCCAGCGGCGTGAGGGTCCTGGCCGCGCCGCACGCCTTCATGCCGCTCGAGGCGATCACCATGGAGGTGATCGACGGCCTGATCATCGCCCTGCGCCGGGACTTCGACCTTGTCCTGCTGGACCTGCCGAGCGCCTGGACGGCCTGGACGAACCGCGCGTTGCGCCAGTCCGATCAGATCATCATGGTGACCAACCTCTCGGTGCCGCACGCTCACCTCACCCACCGCCAGCTCGACCTGCTCGCCTCGCAGGGCCTCTCCCACGTGCCGGTGACCGTGGTGTGCAACCGCTGTGGCGGCGACGCCCCCGCGGCGATCTCGAAGCGGGCCGTCGAGCAAGCGATCGGCCGCCCCTTCGACGTCCTGATCCCCGAGGATCGCAAGCTGATGAGCGAGGCCGTTAACCAGGGCGCCGCGATCTCCGCGATCCGCCGGGGCACGAAGCTCGAGAAGGCCTTGCGCCAGCTTGTCGGCGAGATCAGCGCCGTGCGAACGGCCAAGTCCAGCATGCGTGAGGCCTGA